A single genomic interval of Halomonas sp. GT harbors:
- the thrC gene encoding threonine synthase, which translates to MRYISTRGQAPALSFEEVVLTGMASDGGLYVPETLPEFSKEELASMAGLSYAEIAFRVMKPFVNGEIDDDTFRRLVTEAYATFNHDAVVPLKQLDANHFLLEQFHGPTLAFKDVALQLLGRLLDHFLKKRGERAVIMGATSGDTGSAAIEGCRHCDNLDIFILHPHNRVSEVQRRQMTSVLANNVFNIAIEGNFDDAQAMVKASFANQDFLNGTRLVAVNSINWARIMAQIVYYIAAGVALGAPQREVSFCVPSANFGNVFAGYMAFKMGLPVKQFIIATNANDILHRTLAANDFSKKELAATLAPSMDIVVSSNFERLLFDAYDRDGAAVAALLERFQQEPTALADAPLAKLREKFASHSVDDATILEVIREAHHRTGEILDPHTATGYRAAERARVDTTTPVITLATAHPAKFAEAVVKAGFQGVPLPTHMDDLLEREERYTVLPAELSAVQQFVADNRR; encoded by the coding sequence ATGCGTTATATCAGCACGCGCGGCCAAGCGCCCGCGCTCTCTTTTGAAGAGGTTGTGTTAACCGGCATGGCCAGCGACGGCGGGCTTTATGTGCCGGAAACGCTACCTGAGTTTTCTAAGGAAGAGCTGGCCAGCATGGCTGGCCTTTCTTACGCTGAGATTGCTTTTAGGGTCATGAAGCCGTTTGTAAATGGTGAAATTGACGACGATACCTTCCGTCGCTTGGTGACAGAAGCTTACGCCACGTTCAATCATGACGCCGTTGTGCCGCTAAAGCAGTTGGACGCCAATCACTTTCTGCTAGAGCAGTTCCACGGCCCAACGCTGGCGTTTAAAGATGTCGCGCTGCAGCTATTAGGGCGGCTGCTGGATCATTTCCTGAAAAAGCGTGGTGAGCGTGCCGTCATTATGGGTGCGACCTCTGGGGATACCGGCTCGGCGGCCATTGAAGGCTGTCGCCACTGCGATAACCTCGATATTTTTATTCTCCACCCGCACAATCGCGTTTCAGAAGTGCAGCGCCGCCAAATGACCTCGGTGCTAGCCAACAACGTTTTCAATATTGCTATTGAAGGCAATTTTGATGATGCCCAGGCAATGGTTAAGGCGAGTTTTGCTAACCAGGATTTCCTGAATGGCACGCGCTTAGTGGCTGTTAACTCGATCAACTGGGCGCGCATCATGGCGCAGATCGTGTACTACATCGCCGCTGGCGTTGCATTGGGCGCGCCTCAGCGGGAAGTGAGCTTCTGCGTTCCGTCGGCTAACTTCGGTAACGTCTTCGCAGGCTACATGGCGTTTAAGATGGGGCTGCCGGTGAAGCAGTTCATTATTGCCACCAATGCCAACGACATTCTGCATCGCACGCTTGCCGCCAATGATTTCTCCAAGAAAGAGTTGGCAGCGACCCTCGCGCCGTCAATGGACATCGTTGTTTCGTCAAACTTTGAGCGTTTGCTGTTTGATGCTTACGACCGCGATGGTGCCGCAGTGGCGGCGTTACTAGAACGCTTCCAGCAAGAGCCTACGGCGCTTGCCGATGCACCGCTTGCCAAGCTGCGCGAAAAATTCGCCAGCCATAGTGTTGATGATGCGACCATTCTAGAAGTCATTCGTGAAGCTCATCACCGTACAGGTGAGATTCTTGACCCTCATACCGCCACTGGCTATCGCGCTGCAGAGCGCGCACGAGTAGATACTACGACGCCGGTGATTACACTTGCTACCGCGCATCCGGCAAAATTCGCTGAGGCTGTGGTCAAGGCAGGTTTCCAAGGTGTGCCGTTGCCCACACATATGGATGACCTGCTTGAGCGCGAAGAGCGTTACACGGTGTTGCCAGCTGAGCTGAGCGCCGTGCAGCAGTTTGTCGCTGACAATCGGCGCTGA
- a CDS encoding single-stranded-DNA-specific exonuclease RecJ, whose translation MVDESSLTQQNANQPRLEPRPLDEAIYVRAQAEGLSELQARLLASRLPGYKGELAPLVAPSLRYLVHPEKLADGRRAAERIAQAVAEGESIGILTDYDVDGITSHVVIRRTLVELFGVSEHKLHSLIGHRIHDGYGISLPLVERTLGLKPLPSLVITADCGSSDEPRIARLKAAGIDVVVSDHHALPLEGPPPSAYACVNPTRSDCDYPDKTIAGCMVAWLLMSLARGVLIEWGALPDATPKLSPWLSYVALGTVADCVSLGGSPANRAVVNYGLTLINRMDAACWRAMAARLGADSVPFNAETLAFQMGPRINARSRLDDPYAALHFMLAESDSVANRQLEVLDQDNQSRKAIEADMAEEARALAVSALEANEPAVVVLLEDGHPGVQGIVASRLVQAYGRPALVLTRAAAPNMLTGSGRSIDGLHLRDALQRTFELAPEALPRFGGHSGAAGVGVPREQLAAFKAAFLQAVGEQLGDTPLYPRLWTDGELSTSQLSLLTLTEVEALGPYGREFDPPLFEGRFIVEALRPVGAEGSHLMMELSMGAVTSKAIWFRALTPGELPSFSVGDTLHCAYKLNRNRWRGRESLQLMVEHASPV comes from the coding sequence ATGGTCGACGAATCATCACTCACGCAGCAAAACGCCAATCAGCCACGCTTAGAGCCTCGTCCACTGGACGAGGCTATCTATGTACGTGCCCAAGCGGAAGGCTTAAGCGAGCTACAAGCACGGCTATTGGCCTCACGACTGCCGGGCTATAAGGGCGAACTCGCGCCACTGGTGGCGCCGAGCTTGCGTTACTTGGTGCATCCAGAAAAACTAGCCGACGGTCGCCGTGCCGCTGAACGTATTGCTCAGGCAGTGGCAGAAGGGGAATCCATCGGCATTCTCACCGATTACGACGTGGATGGTATTACCTCCCACGTGGTGATTCGGCGCACGTTAGTGGAACTGTTTGGCGTATCAGAACACAAGTTACATAGTTTGATTGGCCACCGTATACACGATGGCTATGGCATTAGCCTGCCGCTGGTGGAGCGCACACTTGGTTTAAAACCGCTGCCCTCGTTGGTGATTACCGCCGACTGCGGCAGCTCAGATGAGCCGCGAATTGCACGCTTGAAAGCCGCTGGTATTGATGTGGTGGTCAGCGACCACCACGCGCTGCCGTTGGAAGGCCCACCGCCTTCTGCCTATGCCTGCGTTAACCCGACACGCAGTGATTGTGACTATCCCGATAAAACGATCGCCGGGTGCATGGTGGCATGGCTTTTGATGTCACTTGCCCGTGGCGTATTGATTGAATGGGGGGCATTGCCTGATGCGACACCTAAGCTATCACCGTGGCTTTCTTACGTCGCGCTGGGCACCGTAGCGGACTGTGTTTCGTTGGGCGGTAGTCCGGCTAACCGCGCAGTGGTTAACTACGGATTAACGCTGATCAACCGGATGGATGCTGCCTGTTGGCGCGCCATGGCGGCGCGGCTTGGGGCCGATAGTGTGCCATTTAATGCTGAAACGCTGGCGTTCCAAATGGGGCCACGAATTAACGCTCGCTCACGGCTGGATGATCCCTATGCGGCGTTACACTTTATGCTCGCGGAAAGCGATAGTGTCGCCAATCGTCAGCTAGAAGTGCTTGATCAAGACAACCAGTCCCGCAAGGCGATTGAGGCGGACATGGCGGAAGAAGCGCGTGCGCTTGCTGTGTCTGCGCTGGAAGCTAATGAGCCGGCGGTGGTGGTGCTGCTGGAAGATGGCCACCCCGGTGTGCAGGGGATTGTCGCTTCGCGGTTAGTACAGGCCTATGGTCGCCCCGCGTTGGTGCTGACCCGCGCGGCGGCGCCCAATATGTTGACCGGTTCTGGCCGCTCGATTGATGGCCTGCATCTTCGGGATGCGCTGCAACGCACCTTTGAGCTAGCCCCTGAGGCGCTACCGCGCTTTGGCGGCCATAGTGGGGCGGCGGGTGTCGGCGTACCAAGAGAGCAGTTAGCGGCCTTTAAAGCCGCATTTTTACAGGCGGTTGGTGAGCAGTTGGGCGATACACCGCTTTACCCGCGGCTATGGACAGATGGCGAGCTTTCTACGTCGCAGCTGTCTCTGTTAACACTAACCGAGGTTGAAGCGCTTGGCCCTTACGGGCGTGAGTTTGACCCGCCACTGTTTGAGGGGCGCTTTATTGTTGAAGCACTACGCCCCGTAGGTGCTGAAGGTTCGCACCTCATGATGGAGCTTTCCATGGGGGCGGTGACTAGCAAAGCGATTTGGTTCCGAGCGTTAACGCCAGGGGAGCTCCCCTCATTTAGCGTGGGCGACACGCTGCACTGCGCCTATAAGCTCAATCGCAACCGCTGGCGAGGACGAGAGTCATTGCAGTTGATGGTAGAACACGCCAGCCCTGTATAA
- a CDS encoding YitT family protein has translation MHVDHLTQDPHKPYEDIMAMLLGTFFVALGVAFYTHSVLITGSTAGLALLLNYVTGWGFGVWFFAINLPFYYLAIKRMGWSFTLRTFAAIGLVSLFSELTQGWVQFANVPSLYAALMGGALMGIGMLMLFRHRTSLGGINILALYLQEKHGLRAGYVQLGIDALILLAALTQLPIDRVGYSVLGALTLNLIIALNHKPGRYIGVS, from the coding sequence ATGCACGTAGATCATCTCACGCAAGATCCTCATAAGCCTTATGAGGACATTATGGCGATGCTGCTGGGCACATTTTTTGTTGCTTTAGGAGTAGCATTTTACACCCATTCAGTATTGATTACTGGCAGCACCGCAGGGCTGGCATTACTGCTGAATTACGTAACTGGGTGGGGATTTGGCGTCTGGTTTTTTGCCATCAATTTGCCATTTTATTATTTGGCGATTAAGCGCATGGGGTGGAGTTTTACGCTGCGTACGTTTGCGGCGATTGGCTTGGTGTCGCTGTTTTCTGAACTCACCCAAGGCTGGGTACAGTTCGCCAATGTTCCGTCGCTGTACGCTGCGTTGATGGGGGGCGCTTTAATGGGCATAGGCATGTTGATGTTGTTCCGGCATCGAACCAGTCTAGGCGGCATCAATATTCTCGCGCTCTACCTGCAAGAAAAGCACGGCCTGCGGGCAGGCTATGTGCAATTGGGTATTGATGCGCTAATTTTGCTGGCGGCCCTTACCCAGCTACCGATAGACCGTGTGGGCTACTCAGTGCTTGGAGCCCTTACGTTGAACTTGATCATCGCCCTGAACCACAAGCCAGGGCGCTATATCGGTGTTAGCTAA
- a CDS encoding cytochrome P450, whose product MDHDIVSSNAEVIAKNTDDNQRLADALKRTQYLEPPVKVKPVAEHKGIMHRMRRAQHDLLSVWREKDYSIRTSRMKLLNQDYVLCNSPDTVRRVFLEQHDNYDRKSPQMRRALTPLLDDGLFVSDGDLWRQRRRQCAPSLTNALLPGFCTIMTASADETAKRWAEHPQDVPIDMLTEMAHLTARIIGRTIFGDDTTDEEAEQVVAGFTEYQHHSEHLDMANMLGLPFLSLLGNPLRRARTRYSAKQVHEIIDRIIDRHAQRSGQGQHSLVDSFMASMKEGEGSGCPMGRKAVRNEAIVMFMAGHETTANALAWCWYLLDYDRQAMALLQQELDDVLGGRAPCYEDVAKLPYTMAVFEEAMRLYPPVPMLSRQARGADQIRNREVRPGTVLLVSPWLMHRHRKLWEAPNHFVPERFLPKVPRPDKFTYLPFSVGPRVCLGKRFGLYEGVLCLATLAQHFTPTLLPDHQVAIECRLTLRPKGGLPMKLQPRKPHDKTCN is encoded by the coding sequence ATGGATCACGATATTGTTTCAAGCAACGCAGAAGTAATCGCAAAAAACACTGATGATAATCAGCGGCTGGCTGATGCATTGAAACGAACGCAATACCTGGAGCCGCCGGTCAAGGTAAAGCCTGTTGCAGAGCATAAAGGCATCATGCACCGCATGCGTCGAGCGCAGCACGATTTGCTTTCTGTGTGGCGGGAGAAAGACTACTCAATACGTACCTCGCGTATGAAACTGCTGAATCAGGATTATGTTCTATGTAACAGCCCTGATACGGTGCGCCGAGTATTTCTTGAGCAGCATGACAACTATGATCGCAAAAGCCCGCAAATGCGGCGTGCACTGACACCCTTGCTTGATGATGGTCTATTTGTCAGTGATGGCGATTTGTGGCGTCAGCGCCGACGCCAATGTGCTCCGTCGCTAACGAACGCTTTATTACCTGGTTTTTGTACCATCATGACCGCCTCGGCTGATGAGACTGCCAAACGGTGGGCCGAGCACCCGCAGGATGTGCCCATCGACATGCTTACCGAGATGGCTCACTTGACGGCGCGTATCATTGGCCGAACGATTTTTGGTGATGATACAACGGACGAAGAGGCCGAACAGGTGGTGGCTGGTTTTACCGAGTATCAGCACCATTCTGAGCATCTGGATATGGCTAATATGCTGGGTTTGCCCTTTTTGAGTTTGCTAGGCAATCCGCTGCGAAGGGCGCGTACGCGTTACTCCGCAAAGCAAGTGCATGAAATTATCGACCGCATCATTGATCGCCATGCGCAAAGATCAGGACAGGGGCAGCATAGCTTAGTAGATAGCTTTATGGCGTCTATGAAAGAGGGCGAAGGTAGTGGCTGCCCGATGGGGCGGAAAGCAGTCCGTAATGAAGCGATTGTCATGTTTATGGCGGGACATGAAACGACCGCCAACGCACTGGCATGGTGCTGGTACTTGCTCGATTATGATCGACAGGCCATGGCGCTCCTGCAGCAAGAGCTTGATGACGTCCTCGGAGGTAGAGCACCGTGTTACGAAGATGTCGCCAAGTTGCCCTACACCATGGCGGTATTTGAGGAAGCTATGCGGCTATACCCACCGGTACCGATGCTAAGTCGCCAAGCGCGTGGTGCTGATCAAATTCGTAATCGTGAGGTGCGCCCAGGTACTGTCTTGCTCGTTTCCCCATGGCTGATGCATCGGCATCGAAAATTATGGGAAGCGCCAAACCATTTTGTTCCCGAGCGCTTTCTGCCCAAGGTGCCTCGCCCAGACAAGTTCACCTATCTACCTTTCAGTGTAGGGCCCCGTGTTTGTTTGGGAAAACGCTTCGGACTATACGAGGGGGTGCTCTGCTTGGCGACATTGGCACAACACTTCACGCCAACGTTGCTGCCTGATCATCAGGTGGCGATTGAGTGCCGCCTTACGTTGCGTCCCAAAGGAGGTCTGCCAATGAAATTGCAACCACGGAAACCTCATGACAAGACCTGCAATTGA
- a CDS encoding lysophospholipid acyltransferase family protein — MTRPAIDRDAVLAAVMRGLPVSAVSALGARLGRRYAKKAWNRQARWVERLVGNLEFLNDRTLETGERRELLMAYGEQMGRVYAEIPALPRLVRSPKFHIVNEDAIHTLSGPCLIVTPHLANWETGLAVLGRALDSLYVLYEPRETEARMALAMRARQSIMPHAQFISTAQPQPMRQLMNALSQGASVSIMPDEPGPNGHIPAFGKEPLARGNRWMAARLAASQGAQILPLCVTRHEGAEMTLTVHPPLPREPRLTSREQAIIYSEKMDALFEAWVRQAPTDWYWLKDVRLY, encoded by the coding sequence ATGACAAGACCTGCAATTGATCGTGATGCGGTGCTAGCGGCTGTGATGCGGGGGCTGCCGGTGTCGGCTGTCTCAGCCCTGGGGGCACGATTAGGAAGGCGCTATGCCAAGAAAGCCTGGAATAGGCAGGCACGTTGGGTCGAGCGCCTGGTGGGCAATCTTGAGTTTCTGAATGATCGAACGCTGGAAACCGGTGAGCGCCGTGAACTGCTGATGGCTTATGGGGAGCAGATGGGGCGTGTTTATGCCGAGATCCCCGCTCTACCGAGGTTAGTGCGTAGCCCTAAATTTCATATCGTCAATGAAGACGCCATCCATACACTGTCGGGGCCTTGCCTAATCGTTACCCCGCACCTGGCTAACTGGGAAACTGGTTTAGCTGTCTTGGGGCGAGCACTGGATTCGCTATACGTACTTTACGAGCCAAGAGAGACCGAAGCTCGCATGGCGCTCGCCATGCGGGCGCGGCAGTCGATAATGCCCCATGCCCAATTTATCTCGACGGCTCAGCCCCAGCCCATGCGGCAATTGATGAATGCACTGTCACAAGGAGCCAGCGTATCAATCATGCCTGATGAACCGGGGCCTAATGGGCATATACCGGCTTTTGGTAAAGAGCCATTGGCGCGGGGAAACCGTTGGATGGCCGCTAGGCTGGCCGCTAGCCAAGGTGCGCAAATCTTACCGTTATGTGTGACGCGGCACGAAGGCGCTGAGATGACGTTGACAGTGCATCCTCCGTTGCCGAGGGAGCCACGTTTGACCAGTCGGGAACAAGCCATCATTTATTCTGAAAAAATGGATGCGTTGTTCGAAGCCTGGGTACGCCAAGCGCCAACGGATTGGTACTGGTTGAAAGATGTACGACTCTATTGA